The Bradyrhizobium oligotrophicum S58 genome contains the following window.
TGCAGCGCGACGCCTCGGCCCAGCCGCTGTTGCCAGGGCTCGAGATAGGCATCACGCATATGGTTGCGCAGGCGTGGATCGCGCGACATCGGCACCGCGATGCCCTCCGCCATCAGCAATGGCAGCGTGCTGAAGAACGGGCATCCGATGGTCGCATCCGACCAGTCGAGGAACCGGGCGTTGTTCTTGCCGGAAAGGATGTTGGGCGCCCACAAGTCACCATGGTCGATCGAGACCGGGAGGTTGGCGACATTCAGTTCGGCGATCAGTCCGCTCAGCCGCGGCCAGGCGTGATGCAGGCGTTGCAAATGATGATCGCTCAGGCCGGCCAGCGTACGGGTGACGCGCATGGGCTCATCGCGCAGAGCGCCAATGTCGGCTTCGATATCGGTGAGATCAAGCGGTGGAATCCCGCGCGCGATGAAACGGTCCACCGCACCGCTCGCATCCAGCTGCAGGCGTCCGAACTGCGCGGCGGCTTCGATCCAGGCGGACGGCGCGCGACGGGCCTCCAGCGTCGGCTCGGAATAGGCATCCATCAGGAACCCCGAGCCGGCCCGATAGCGCGCCACCAGATGCGGGACATGATCCGGCGCGATCCGCATCAACAGGTCGATCACGTCGGCCTCGACATTGAGCGGCGCCGGCGAACATTTGAAATACCAGGTCGCACGCTCCGCTGTGACGCGGGCGAGCCAGGCGATCTCCCAGCTCCGCAGCTGCTCGACCCGGAGCACCCGCCCTGCACCCAGGCGATCCGCGGTCTGCTCCAGCCACCGGACCGCGGCCGCTGCAAAGCCCGCCTTCCACCACGGCCGGTTACCCGCGCGCGGTCGCATCGCGTGCCCGAGATCGAACAGTTCGCCGCGCGGCGAGACTGCGAACGGCGTGATGTCCGCGCGGTCGATGATGCGATAGGCACGGGAGGCGCGCTCGAGCGGGCCGGCAGCTTCGAGCAGATGGATCTGGCTGCGCGTGTCCCGGCCTCGTGGGTCGGTATGACGCCGCAGACAGCGCAGCATATAGACCGGCAGCCGGAGCTGCCGCTGGACCAGAGCGATGAATTCGGCGACTTCACCGGACGCGACGGCGGGCGCACGGATCTCCGGCAACGCCCCGGTGTTGCGATCGACCAGCAGGCGGCGGCCGGATGGGTCGACAACAGCGATCAAATGCGCGATCTTCACGGCTTGTTCCAGTGCCGGGCGCTGCCACGATATGTGCGGAAGATCATCTGGACAATTCCGCTTCGGCGACCGGACGTCGCGGCGCGGCAGGCCTCATACGAGCTGGATGCCATGGCTGCTGACGAGCTCGGACACACGGTTCCGGTAGTCGAACGCCTGCTCGATCGTGACGGCGGGACAGCACCCGCGCATGAAATCCAGCAGCAGCTCATCGGTGTCGATCATGTCCTCTTCGGCGTACTTGCCCTGCACCGACCGCAGATAGTCGTAGTCGACCTCCAGGCCCAGCCTGCCCGCGGCGTCGCGAGCGGAGCTTGGCATGCGCAGGTAGTCGAACGCCAGCGATCCCGGGTTGGGATACAGCAGGTTGACGGTGATTTCCATGAAGGCCTGCGCGTGGCGCTGCAGGCAGTCGTCCAGAATCCTGAAATTCGTCTCCATGATGTCCGGCGTGATCCCGAGATGCGTGACGATCAGCCCGGCACCGATCCGGGCGCCGCGCTGAGCCGCGCACGCGACCGCTTCGAGATTGTGCTCAAGCATGTCCTGCGAGCCGTTGCGGCTGGCGGAAATCCCCTTGTTCATCGCCCGGAGCGAGATCGTCGAGAAGGCCTCCAGGCCGATCCAGAACGTGTCGTAGTTCAACTGCTCCATCATCAGGTCGATGCGATGCAGCTTGTTGGCCTTGAAGGCGTCGGCGCGGGCGTAGCACAGAAAGCGCGGGCGATCGTCGCGGTGCATGTCGCGATACCAGTCCGGAACCCGCTCGGCCATCCGGTTCAGCAGCGGCCAGAACGTCAGCGGCAACTCGTCGGTCGTGACAAAGAAGTAGTTGTAGCCCTGCTCGACGGCGCTGCGGATGATGGCCCAGGCGCGCTCCGCATCGGCGCCGATCATGGCCCTGCTGCCGGGATTGATGGCGCAGAAGTCGCATGCGTTCAGGGGGACGCCGTAATCGTTTCGCCGGCCGCCGAACTTCAGGCACCCCCGCGCGAACTCGATGGTCACACCGCGCGCGCCGCGAGCAGCGAGCGACGGCATGCTGCGATGCTGCTCGGCCAGATAGCGCGCGTCATGGTCGAACGGCCCGCGGGTGAGCGAGTAGTCGACCATCGGGAGCCGGTTAAACTCCTCGGGATCCTCTTCGTTTCTGGCGATCCTGCCGTTGTTGGCCGGATCGCGAAACACCAGCCCGGGGTAACGGCCGAGATCGACGACGCGGCGCTCGGCAAGGTCGGCCATCAAGCGGCTGAAGCCCTCGACGACATCATTGCCGTAGAAACCATAGTCGAACGCGGCACGGCGCCGCATCGCGATCCGCCAGATCGCCGAGAAGCCGTCATTGCCGAGCACGGTATGAATGTTGGGATCGAGCCGCTTGACGCGCTCGGCAATCCGGGCGGAGGCGACATAATTGGCGGTGTAGATGCTGAAGCAGACCGCAAACAGCCGCGGCGCATGCGCTTCCAGATAGGATATCAGCTCGTCGTTGCCGGTGACCGACGCGTCGAAATATGTCACCTGATGGCTGAGGCCGCGTGCGGCGAGCTCCGTGCGCAAGGCCGTGCCGAGGGTCAGCAGACCGAGATTTGGAAAGGCGTTGGCCTGGTAGGGCTCGGCGGCCTCGTCGAACAGCGTCGAGGCGCTGTCGGCGGCATTGATCAGGACGATCTCTTTCGTCGCAAGCGATCGGACAGGCGCATCCATCACGGCGCCCTCTATCTACCGAGCAGGTAGGCGAAGATCAGTGGGGCGACGATCGTGGCGTCGGACTCGATGACATATTGCGGGCAATCGCCCGCGATCTTGCCCCAAGTGATCTTCTCGTTCGGAACCGCGCCGCTATAGGAGCCGTAGCTCGTCGTGGAGTCGCTGATCTGGCAGAAGTACTTCCACTCCGGGACGTGCTCCTCCAGGTCCTGCCGGATCATGGGAACGACGCAGATGGCGAAATCGCCGGCGATGCCGCCGCCGATCTGGAAGAAGCCCATCGGATGCCGGGCCGATCCCTCGCGATACCAGTTGGCGAGCTCCAGCAGATAGTCGATCCCGCCCCGCATCGCCGCCGGCGACATTTCGCCTCGGATACACAGCGACGTGAAGATGCTTCCGAGCGTCGAATCCTCCCACCCCGGAACGAACAGCGGCAGCGAGCGCTCGCAGGCCGCGACAAGCCAGCTGTGCTCCAGGGGAATCTGATAGTGCTCCTTGAGCCGGCCGCTGCGGATCAGCTCATAGCAGAATTGATGCGGCAGCTTCGGCTTCCCCTCCTGCTTCGCATCGCGCCAATGCGTCTCGATCAAATGCTGGATTTTTCGGATCGCGTAGTCTTCCGGGATGCAGGTGTCCGTGACCCGGTTCAGCCCGCGCTCGAGCAGCTCGACCTCCTGCTGCTTCGACAGATAGCGATAGCCGGGCACGCGAACGTAGCGGTCATGGGCGACGAGATTGAACAGGTCCTCCTCGAGATTCGCCCCAGTGCAGGTGATCGCATGCACCTTGCCGGCCCGGATCATCTCCGCGAGCGACAGACCGAGTTCCGCCGTGCTCATGGCTCCGGCGAGCGTCAGCATCATCCGCCCACCGGCGTTCAGGAATGTCTCGTATCCCTGCGCCGCGTCCTTCAGGGTGGCGGCATTGAAATGGCGAAAGTGGTGATCGATGAACGCACGGATCTCGGCCGCCATGTGTCCCCCTCTCGCCGGCGGCGCCGAAGATTGACGCCCCACTTTAAGGTTGTAAACGACAATATATCATACTACAAGTTTATATCGGCATTGGCGATGGTCTTCTCGAGTACTGGATCGGCTTACAGCGCGCTCAAGCGGTCGGCTGGCCGGAAGGAGGTCGGATGGAGGCTCATGAGATCTTTCTTGATCTTCCGATCAAGCGCAGCCACGGCGACCTCATAGCTTATTTTGCTGATGCACTGACCTCGCGACTGCCGCGGGATGTCGTCCCGATCCGCTTCGTCGTCACCGAAACGACCGGCGAGTGCTATCGCTGCGAGGTCGGCGTCATCAGCGGAGGTCCGGCCGGGCTGATTGACGACCGGCTCGGCATCTTCCGTTTCAGGGATCGCAAGATCCACGGTGGCGACGGTTTCAACGTCGTGTACATGGTGCCGACCGGCATCGGTGCCGAAATCGGCGGACACGTCGGCGACGCCGGACCAGCAGCGCGGCTGCTTGCCACAACCTGCGACCGCCTCATCACCCATCCCAACGTGGTCAATGCGGCAGACCTCAACGAGCTCCCCGAGAACGGCGTCTATGTCGAAGGCAGCGTGATCTGCCGCCTGCTGATGGGCACGATCGGGCTTCAGCCGGTGCGATCCAACCGGATCCTGGTCGTGATCGGCGAGCACAAGGTCGAGAAGATCACTAATTACTCCATCAATGCCACCAACGCCGCCCGCGCATCCTGCGGCTACCAATGCACGGAGCTGCTGCGGCTGGATCCGCCGTTCGACATGAAGGCCTATTTCACGTCTTCCGGCAGGGCCGCCGGACGGGTCGAGCATCTGGAGCGGCTGCTCGATCTGCTGGCCGCGCGCCGCGGTCAATTCGATGCGGTGGCACTGAACACGATCATCGAATATCCCGAAGACGATATTATCGCCTATTACAACGGCCCCGACGATTCAGTGAACCCCTGGGGAGGCATCGAGGCCATCCTCACCCACGCCGTCACCCATGCGCTCAACGTGCCGTCGGCGCATTCGCCGCAGCTGAACGAATACAAATCGATTCCGGTCGGCGTCGGACATCCGGTGATGGCCGCGGAGCTGATTTCGGCCGCCTACTTGCAATGCATCCTCAAGGGACTTTCGCGCAGCCCGCGACTGATCGTCGATCCCGAGGCGATGCTCAATCGCAACGTGCTCACCGCCGCAGACGTCTCCTGCGTCGTCATGCCTGACCGCTGCCTCGGCCTGCCCACCCTGGCCGCGCTCCAGCAGGAGATCCCCGTCATTGCCGTGCGAGACAGCACCAATCGCGCCCGCACCGATCTGTCGATGCTGCCATGGGCACCCGGCAAGCTGTTGTATGCGGAGAATTACCTGGAAGCCTGCGGCCTGTTGAGCGCGCTGCGTTCCGGTGTCGCCGTCGAATCGCTGCGCCGTCCGTTGCATCGGCTGGAGACCCCGATCATCAGGCCGTCGTGGGACATGGAGCCGGCGCAGGCCAGGTTGAGCGCTGCTGGATGAGGCCATGGCGTGCCCTCACGCAAACGTCGAGGCGCTGCTTTCCGAACTCCAGCCGTCGGAGCCGATGCTTTGCGTCTGGCCTGACCGGATCGCCGCGCAACTCCGACGCTTTCAGGGCGGCTTCCCTGGCGAGGTCCTCTACGCCATAAAAGCCAATCCTCTCGCCTCCGTCCTTCGCACGCTGTGCGCGGCCGGGTTGCGGCATTTCGACGTCGCTTCGATTGCCGAAATCGAGGCCGTCACAGCGATCCGCCGCGACGCCGGGCTGTTCTTCCATAACCCCGTCAAATCACGCGACGCGATCCGCGTGTCGGCCAGCCTGCCGCAGATCCATAGCTTCGCCGTCGATCATGCCGATGAGCTGGCCAAATGCATGGCCGAGACTGACCGGCGAGATATCCAGATTGCCGTGCGGATGGCGACACAGCGCGCCGACGCGGCGCAGGATTTCAGCACCAAGTTCGGCGCGGCGCCGGCCGAGGCCGCACAAATCCTGCGCGCGGCCCATCAAGCCGGTTTTGCATGCGGCCTGACGTTTCACGTCGGCACACAATGTCGTAACCCCCAGGCCTATTCCGATGCGCTAGCGGCCTGCGGTGAAATCGCCGCCGTCGCGGGCGTTCCGCTGGCGAGCATCGATGTCGGCGGCGGCTTTCCGGCGGCGCATGAGGGCGAGATCGTGCCGCCGCTGGAGACCTATTTCGATGCGATCGGACGCAGCTTCCGCGATCTCCATATCGAGGGATGCCGGCTGCTGTGCGAGCCGGGCCGCGCGCTCGTCGCCCAGGCCTGCGCGGTGCTGGTTCAGGTGGTACACCGCCGCGACGGTCGCCTGCATATCAACGATGGCGTCGCAGGCAGTTTCGGCGAACTCTCGTTTCTCGATCGCCGCGTGCCGGCGCGTCTGTACCGCAGGCGAGGGACCGACGTCCGGGGGGTGGACGGCGAACCGACCACTTTCACATTGGTGGGGCCGCTTGCCTTCGACACGCGGGATGAGCTGCCCGGCCGTTACGCCCTGCCCGCAGATGCGCGTGAAGGCGATTGGATCCTGCTCGGCGAGTTGGGGGCTTACGCCACCTGCCTGGCGGCTGACTTCCTGGCCTATCGACAGCCGCTCGATGCGACGGTTGCAGAATGGCCATGGATCGATGCCCGGGAGCGCGATCATGCGGCCTGAGACAACTGATCGAAGCGCCTCCGTCATCCGAGCCAGCGATGTGCTCGACCTGCTGCAGCGATTGCAGCCGGCAGAGCCGCTGTTCTGCGTGGACGAGATGCTGCTCGACCAGCGGGCGCGCGTCGTCCTGGCCACATTTGACGGCGACATCTGCCATGACCTGCTGGTGAATCCGCACCCGCGGATATTGGCGAGCCTCGCGCAAGCGGGCATCCGCCGGTTTGCCATCTCGGGCCCGGCCGATCTGGCTCGGCTCGATCAGCTCGCCGAGCCAATCATCCCGTTGCTGCGACAACCGATCAATTCGCGCCACGATCTGCAGGTCATGGCGCGGCGCGGAGTGCGCGTCTTCGCCATCGATCACCTGGATGGTCTGGCCAAGCTGCATGACGAAGTCGGCTTTGACGAGCTCGAAGTCGAGATCATGGTGCCGGCTTCGCTGATCAGGCAACCGTGTGAAGCCTCCGACCGGCTGCATGACCAAGCTGTTGGGGCCATGCTCCGTGCGAGCCGAGCGTACGGCTTCTCCACATCGATCGCGATCTGTCCCGGCGTATCATCCGGCAGCGATATTGCCGCCGCGCTGGCCTACGGCCGATCGCTCGCGCAACGCTCCGGCATCGCCCTTACCGCCATCAACCTCGGCAGCGCGGAGATCCGTCCCGGCGGAGAAACCATCGAACAACTCTGTACGGCCGCCTCCGCACACGCCGCCAGGCTCGGCCTTGCGACGACCCGCCTTCGGCTCGACACCAGCCGTGCAGTGGTGGATTCCTCCTGCAGCGTTGTAGTCCAGGTGCTGTTGCGCAAGCCTGACGCCATCTACCTCAACGACGGACGTTTCGGCTGGCTGCACTCGCTCGACCGCCGGCTTCGCCGCGACGGCCCGGCGCCGCGGCTGCGCCGGCTGAACGGCACGCCATCCGGCGCCACGCGCAGCTTCCATGTGTTCGGGCCGACCTGTGATTCCTGGGACGCCTTCGAAACCGCCATGGAGTTGCCCGCTGATGTCAGGGAAGGCGACTGGATCGAGATTGCGGCCATGGGCGCAGACACGCTGCCGTGGGCCTGCGCCTTCAACGGCCTCCATCCCGATCTGTGTGCCGTGATCGCGCCGCGGGCCGAGACCGGCCGAACCAGCCACGCAGCTGTTCCAATCACGCATCTTCCATCCTCAACAGCGAGTGCGCAGCCGTGAAACGATTGGGCGAGATCGAGCGGCGTCACGACATGACGCACGAACGCTTCTTCGGTGATTTCTTCCAACAGCGCCCGGTCGTGATGACCGAGCAGATCTCGCATTGGCCGGCGCTCGCGGCCTGGGGGCCCGGCTACTTCAGGAGCCGTTACGGGCAGACGCCGGTTTGGCTCAGCCGCTACGATCCCTCATCCCAGCGGACCTTCCTGGAACAGAACATCGACCACCAATTCCGCGAAGGCACCATGGCGGAATATGTCGACTCCCTGACATCCGAGAACGGTCGCTACTCCATTCGCGAAAGTGTCGGCCTGCTGCAACGAAATCCGGAACTGCTCGACGACCTCGATCATTTCCGGCCGTTCGGCTGCGTTCACGAGCCTCCCGACGATCAGTTCATGGCGCTCTGGTTCGCGCCGAAAGGAACCATCACGGGGATGCATATCGATGTCGGAGAGAATGTGCTGTTTCATCTGCACGGCCATAAGCACGTCCTGCTGTTCTCTCCCGACAACACCGCACTGCTCTACGAAGAAGATCTCTCTCAGCTCGACGCACCGGGACTTGCCGATCGTGTCGATTCCGACACCCTTCAGATGTGGCGTCACTACGTGCGCTGGAGCAAGGTCAACGCGTTCAATCCTGATTTCGAGCGATTTCCCCTGCTCGGCGCGTCGAGCTATCTCGAAGCGATCATCGGGCCCGGCGACGCGCTCTACATCCCCTGTGGATGGTGGCACACCGTCCGCTCGCTCGACGTCACGATCAGCGTGTCGAAATCGGTGTTCAAGGACGAGTTCCTGCGGCCAGCGCCGCCATTGACGGATGCCCGGCCAGTCGCAGCCACATGGGAGACGCGCTCATGAGATACGCGGGAACGATCGAACGGGCTCCGGCGATGACGCACGAGCACTTCTACGACGCGTTCTTCCAGAAGCGGCCGGTCGCCATGCCGCAGAAGATCTCGCATTGGCCGGCGCTGACACAATGGAGCCCGGAGTTCTTCAAGCGCAGCTATGGCGATCTGCCGGTGTGGTTGAGTCGCTATGACCCCCACTCGGAACGATCCTATCTCGACCAGCATATCGAATACGCCAGCCGCAAGACGACCATGGCCGACTATGTCGACGCACTGTCCGGAGACCACGGCTTTTTCTCGATCCGGGAAAGCATCGGGATGCTGCAGAGCCATCCGGAATTGCTCGAGCATGTCGACGGCTTCCGGCCGTTCGGATGCAGTAGCGAACCGCCCGCCAGCCAATATATGGCTCTGTGGTTCAGTCCGGGCCACGACACCACCGGGATGCATATCGATGTGGCGGAGGGATTGTTGTTCCACATCTACGGGCACAAACGGGTTATCCTGCTCGCACCGGATCAGACCGGGCTGGTCTATGAGGACGATCTGAACAAGCTCTATGCCAGGGGCCTCGAAGACCGGATTGATCCCGAGGATCTCGAGATGTGGCGAAACTTCGTCCGCTGGAGCAAGGTCAACCCGTTCGAACCGGACTTCGAGCGATTTCCAGCGCTGCGCGAGGCGACCTATTTCGACGTCGTCATCAACCCAGGCGATGTGCTCTATATTCCGCTCGGCTGGTGGCATGCCGTGCGATCGCTCGATACCACGATCAGCATTTCCAAATCACTCTTCAAAGACGAATTCCTGCGCGCATGACGGGTCCCGATCAACCTGCCGACTGGCAATGGTCCCTGGACCCGCCCCTGCTGCGGGACGCGTTGTCGCGCTTCGGATGCAAGCCAGAGACCGCCGAACCGGTCGGAAGCTTCATCAGCAAGGTCTACGCCTGCCAGCGCGAACACGACTGGATCGCGTTGAAGATCACGCCTGACTGGTTTCACGATCGGAACGAGATTCTCGCCGAATTGGATTTCATCATCTTTCTCGATCGAAACAATGTGCCGGTGTTGCGCCCGGTGCGATCGGACGGCAATCAGCTGGTCGAAGTGATCCCGAGCGACGATGCCGATCTGCTGGCATATGCCTCGCAATGGATTGACGGCGAGGCTGTCGAAGGCCCGGACTGGACTGCGGATTACTTTCGGCGCGCCGGCGCCATGATGGGACATATTCACGCTGCCTCGACGCTCTACCCGACCGTGAGGAAACGTCAGCGACGGCCGCACTGGGACCATGACGACTACTACGAGGAGAGGCTCGCCAGACTTCCGGCCCGGCTGTCGCACATCGCGGCAAATGCCAGACAGCTGGTGGAGCGGCTGCGAGGCCTGCCGAGCGACCCCGCGCATTTCGGCTTGCTGCATGGCGACATGAACGTCGGCAATCTGCTGTGCTGCGATGACGGCAGCATGCGGGTGATCGACTTCGAGAACTGCTACTATGGCTGGTTCATGGACGACATCGCAGCGGCCCTGTACTACACCGCGCATGATCGCTGGGAATATTTTCCCGGCGATACCTACCTGCAATGGAGTGCCGCGAACGGGCTGGCGCCGGATGGCGCCGCGTTCGGCAACTTCTATCTGACGCATTTTCTCGAGGGCTACACCTCCGTTCGCCCGGTTGGCGGGGAATGGATCGCGCGGATACCCGACTTTCTTCATCTGCGGCATCTGGACGAGTTTCTGGCCAAGTTCGACGGGTCGCCCTCATTGTTCGATGCGGAAGGCAATCGTGCGACCCTCGAGAGCTACGTCCGCGAGCTCGAGGCCGGGATCTTCCTGTGACAGCCGCCGCGCGCCCCGCTCAGGTCTTGTCGCCGGCCGGCTTCCACGCCAGATCGTAGCCGGCGAAGTCCGGCACCGCAGCGCCGAGCACGTCCTGCGCAAACGGCCGGAAGTCATCCGGCGCGGCCCGCGAGATTGCAGCCGACCAGGCCGACGCAGCATCCTCCTCATGCCCCTGGCGCCGGACGATGTCGAGCATCACGCGCCTGCGGTCGGGCGTGATGCCGGGATGGGTGAGCACCCACTCCCGCATCCGCGCGTTGTGATCGATGTAGAGACGCTCATTCAGCGCATCCAGCCGATGATAATAGTCCGCCGGCGTCATCTGAAGCGGCAGCCGCATCGACAGGATTTCGTTGCCGATACAGAGATAGGAAGGGTCGAAGATCCGGCCCTGCGCCAGATGGTCCTGGTGAAGGCCGGTTTCCGGCAGCGAGAACGGCACGAACACCATCGGCAGCACGTTGGGGCACTTCTCGGTCAATTCGACCAGGTAGGACGTCGTCTCCTGTTCGAAATCCCTGGCACTGAGGCCATAGATATAATTGACGATGATGAAGAACGGACATTGCGCGCAGATATCGATCAGATCCGACCGCCTGTTCTTCGCGTAGTCGGCATGGATGTTTTCAAGTCCGACCTCCAGCAGCACGAAACCGGCGTCCGTGAACAGGCGGCGCATCTCCGGCTGCCGGAGCGCCGACGACGTCGTGAATCCCATTGCGTAGCGATCGCCAAGCCCGCTCAGCCCATGCATGATGGCCTTGCCATGCTCGCCCAATCCAAACAGCGGATCGTTGAAGACGATCAGCTTCTCGTCACAGGATGCAATATCTGCAACCACATCGGCCGCGTCGATGGTTGAAAAGTTGGTCTCGGCATCGGTGCAGAACGAACAGGTATACGGACATCCCGTCGAGGCCAATGCGTTGCGAAAGCCTTGCGCGGGAACGAATCCCCGCGCCTGAAACTCCGAATAATGCGGCAGGCGATCGATGGAACGCGTCGTCGCGTAGCTGCGCTGCAGCCTGCCTTGGCCCACGTCATCCAGGATCTGCAGGAACAGCGCCTGGTCGCACTTCTTGACGATCGCATCGGCTCCGGCGCGGTAGCAATGTTCGGGAAAGCTGACCGCATGTGGACCGCACACCACGATGCAGCCATCGGTCTGGGCCCGATAGGCCTCGATGGCGTTCTTCAGGGCATAGGCAGCAACGCTGAACAGCACGATGAAGACGACGTCGGCGGCGGCGCCGCGCCGGCGCGATTCCGGCTCCCAGATCACCTCGACCTCCGCGCCACGCTGGGCCGCCCACGCCGCGCAACTCAACAGCATGATGGACTGGCGATCGTCACGGGTATCGCTGCAATAGCGATCGATCGTGACCGGATATCCCGCGGCGAGATGCTCAAAGGCCACCCGCAACGGACGCGAGCGCTGGCCGCGTGCCCCGGGACGTGAGATCGTGCGGACCGCTCCCATCGCTCAACCCGGCGCCGGCACGTTCGGCGACGCGTCGATATGACCGGACATCAGCCGGTTGCGCGTGCTGTTGACGAAGAACAGCATGCGGACAAAGGCGATCGGGTTGAACAGGATGGCGCTGTTGAGCGCGACCGAGACCGGCGCACCGTGATCCCGGTAGTCCGCTTCCCACGCGGCCTGCCGACGCGGCAACTCGGTCCAGTAGATGCCGGGCGCGCGATGGTGGGTGAGATGGGTCGAGATATTGTGCAGATCGAGGGCGGAGAGGAATCGGCGGTAGCGGCTGTCGAGCGGAACGTAGGTGGCATAGCGATAGGGATCGGCGGGTACGCCGGGGACATGGTCGGTGTAGTTGTACACCGCTACCATCAGGGTCGATCCAACCCACGTCACTGGAAGCCAGAACAGAACGGCCGCGCGCCAATCCAGCAGCGCCAGCACCGCGGCCAGCACCAGCGTCAGAACGAGGCTCGCGATGCATTCGACTTGGTGGCGCGCCTTCATCTCACGGAAGAACTGAAGAACGTGAAGCTCGCGCAGCGCCAGGCGAAGATAGGCCCAGATACTGGCGTGAGCGGCCGCATCGCGAACCAGCGTCGTGGTCGTATCGGCGTCGCCGTTGTTGAAGCGGTGATGATGGAAATGCAGGTACCGGTACCAGATCGCCGGCAATGGCAGGACGCAGAAGCAGAGCCGATGCGCCATGTTCAGAGCGGGACTGCGAAAGACCGGAAAATGCGTGGTCCAGTGCAGAATGGCTTCGAGACGTCCGGCCAGGATGCAGCCGACCCACAGCATGATCAGTTTCGCCCATAGCGGTGCGGCCTCGAAGTGCCGGAACAGCAGCAGCAGGAAAGCGACGATCAACCCGAGATAGGCAACCAGCACGCCCCCGCCCCAGCGGACCGAGGACGCATCGTCTGCCGTCGCGCCTGCCGCCTTATCGGTCATGGTCGACCAGCGAAATGGCGGCCTTGGTCTTGGTGCCGCGTGCATAGGGGATCGCCGCGACGATCTCGACGCCGACCTCGACGCCGTCGCCAAGCAGGCCCCGCATCCGCGCCTCGATCTTTTCGCGCGCCACATGATCGATCGGGCCCGACGGGCTCGCGGCAGGAACCAGATAGACACCGACCCTGTCGCGGGCGTGCTGAACGATCTGGTACTGGATGCCGTTGACCGGAATGCGGGACTCCAGCACCCAGTTGTAGGCATCGTCCATGATCGTGCCCGCAGGCACGATCATGCCCGATTGGGTGACGAAGCTGTCGCCGATCCGGCCCATCGGCTGGGAGATCCGGCCGAAGGTGCAACCGCATCGGCATCGCGTCTCGTTGCCGAGCGCGCTGGCGAAGTCACCCTGGCGATAGCGGATCAACGGCGTCGCTTCGTTGACGAGATTGGTGCCGACCACCTCTCCCATCTGATCCGTCGCGCATCTGCTGCCGGTGTCGGGATCGATGATCTCCAGAAAACACGCATCCTCTTCGAGATGGTAGCTGCCGAACGGGCATTCGAGCGCGATCCGGATCAATTCCTCGCTCGAATATTCGTCGCAGATCGGCACCCCCAGCGCGTGTGACAGCTCCAGCCGTTCAGCACGGGTGGATGCCTCGGAATGGGTGATGACGAGCCTCACCCCGCATTCGGAGAGGTGGATGTGAGCGCGCGCCAACTCGCGCAGATAGCTCGGATAGAGGGAGATCACCGACGGTCGC
Protein-coding sequences here:
- a CDS encoding phenylacetate--CoA ligase family protein, coding for MDRTDATEGPYSRNSERWMEAKIGPDLIRAETASDHRKLRERYDADFDRMVALRQASIEAIRDWQFRRIQQIVAHAYETVPLYREKYRAVGFAPADLRGWADFERLPFLTKDELIAGWPDHSVSSMHDVEFMTTSSGSSGRFVYLAVSENGVHFENLQMARQNIFQSGGQVGSADATLFIITCPWWFSSTDGLFPQDFLSTRTPVAQACRVIREQRPSVISLYPSYLRELARAHIHLSECGVRLVITHSEASTRAERLELSHALGVPICDEYSSEELIRIALECPFGSYHLEEDACFLEIIDPDTGSRCATDQMGEVVGTNLVNEATPLIRYRQGDFASALGNETRCRCGCTFGRISQPMGRIGDSFVTQSGMIVPAGTIMDDAYNWVLESRIPVNGIQYQIVQHARDRVGVYLVPAASPSGPIDHVAREKIEARMRGLLGDGVEVGVEIVAAIPYARGTKTKAAISLVDHDR